One genomic segment of Trichococcus shcherbakoviae includes these proteins:
- a CDS encoding DNA-directed RNA polymerase subunit beta, whose protein sequence is MIAVKFDFKPVLSTVMWVLIFMLMAFILFGAGLMVGYGVLGDGNPMLVFSKQTWEHIFNYIR, encoded by the coding sequence GTGATCGCTGTGAAATTTGATTTCAAACCTGTACTGTCAACAGTGATGTGGGTTTTGATTTTCATGTTGATGGCTTTCATTCTCTTCGGAGCCGGTCTGATGGTCGGGTATGGCGTCCTCGGTGACGGCAATCCGATGCTTGTATTCAGCAAGCAGACTTGGGAACATATCTTCAATTATATCCGTTAA
- the murA gene encoding UDP-N-acetylglucosamine 1-carboxyvinyltransferase: MEKIIVRGGNRLEGTVKVEGAKNAVLPILAATLLASEGQSVLTNVPILSDVFTMNNVLKHLNVGVEFQENNNTILADASNDINFEAPFAYVSKMRASIVVMGPLLARLGHARIALPGGCAIGTRPIDLHLKGFEAMGADIKIENGFVEAKVDRLVGARIYLDFPSVGATQNIMMGATLAEGTTIIENVAREPEIVDLANFLNRMGAKVVGAGTETIRIEGVSSMKATEHSIIPDRIEAGTFMIAAAVTNGNVFIEDAIAEHNKPLISKLKEMHVAFQEEENGLRVIGPRTLKATDVKTMPHPGFPTDMQAQMTIAQLVSQGTSTMTETVFENRFMHLEEMRRMNADFKVEGQTVLIHGNTDLQGAEVAASDLRAAAALIIAGLVSKGYTRVTNLSHLDRGYYEFDKKLQALGADVERVTEDEQNAFSDSDVEALFVK; this comes from the coding sequence ATGGAAAAAATAATTGTTCGCGGCGGTAACCGTCTTGAAGGAACAGTTAAAGTTGAAGGCGCAAAAAACGCAGTTTTGCCGATTTTGGCTGCTACACTTTTGGCAAGCGAAGGGCAATCTGTATTGACGAACGTTCCGATACTGTCTGATGTTTTCACAATGAATAATGTTCTGAAACATCTGAATGTCGGCGTTGAATTTCAAGAAAACAACAACACCATCTTAGCGGATGCATCAAACGACATTAATTTTGAAGCGCCATTTGCTTATGTCAGCAAAATGCGTGCATCAATCGTCGTAATGGGTCCGCTATTAGCACGTCTGGGCCATGCACGCATCGCTTTGCCTGGCGGCTGTGCCATCGGAACACGGCCTATCGACCTTCACCTGAAAGGGTTTGAAGCGATGGGTGCCGACATCAAGATCGAAAATGGCTTTGTTGAAGCGAAAGTCGACAGATTAGTCGGCGCACGCATCTACTTGGACTTCCCAAGTGTCGGTGCAACCCAGAACATCATGATGGGCGCTACTTTGGCTGAAGGAACCACTATCATCGAAAACGTCGCCCGCGAACCTGAAATTGTTGACTTGGCGAATTTTTTGAACCGCATGGGCGCGAAAGTGGTCGGAGCCGGAACAGAAACAATCCGTATCGAAGGCGTTTCATCCATGAAAGCAACGGAGCATTCAATCATTCCGGATCGTATCGAAGCAGGAACGTTCATGATTGCAGCTGCAGTCACGAACGGGAATGTGTTCATTGAAGATGCAATTGCCGAACATAATAAACCGCTGATTTCAAAACTGAAGGAAATGCACGTTGCCTTCCAGGAAGAAGAAAATGGCCTGCGTGTCATCGGTCCGCGTACTTTGAAAGCGACTGACGTCAAAACAATGCCGCATCCGGGGTTCCCTACCGACATGCAAGCGCAAATGACGATTGCACAATTAGTATCCCAAGGTACCAGCACGATGACTGAGACAGTATTCGAAAACCGCTTCATGCATTTGGAAGAGATGCGACGTATGAACGCTGATTTCAAAGTCGAAGGGCAGACGGTACTGATTCATGGCAATACTGATCTGCAAGGTGCAGAAGTAGCCGCATCGGATTTACGTGCGGCAGCTGCTTTGATCATCGCTGGCCTTGTTTCCAAAGGCTATACGCGCGTCACGAACCTATCGCATTTGGATCGCGGTTATTATGAATTCGATAAAAAGCTGCAGGCATTGGGAGCTGACGTCGAACGTGTAACGGAAGACGAGCAGAATGCTTTCAGTGATTCAGATGTTGAAGCACTTTTTGTAAAATAA
- the atpD gene encoding F0F1 ATP synthase subunit beta, giving the protein MKKGHIVQVIGPVVDVGFPLEEGVPDIRNALIVHKAPKAGSNEEGETIVLEVSLELGNGVVRAIAMESTDGLQRGLTVVDTGAPIKVPVGLGTLGRVFNVLGEAIDLKGDIPDDFRRESIHRKAPTFDQLSSNFEILETGIKVIDLLAPYLKGGKIGLFGGAGVGKTVLIQELIHNVAEQHGGISVFTGVGERTREGNDLYHEMQESGVGEKTAMVFGQMNEPPGARMRVALSGLTMAEHFRDEEKQDVLLFIDNIYRFTQAGSEVSALLGRMPSAVGYQPTLATEMGQLQERISSTKDGSITSIQAIYVPADDYTDPAPATTFAHLDATTNLERKLTEQGIYPAVDPLASSSSALSPEIVGDEHYDVATKVQRILQRYRELQDIIAILGMDELSDSEKITVNRARRIQFFLSQNFHVAEAFTGVPGSYVPVSETVRGFKGIVEGKYDGVPEEAFRNVGTIEEVLNKAKELGYKGGE; this is encoded by the coding sequence ATGAAAAAAGGTCATATTGTACAAGTAATCGGGCCGGTAGTCGACGTTGGCTTCCCATTGGAAGAAGGTGTCCCGGACATCCGCAATGCGCTGATCGTACACAAAGCGCCCAAAGCTGGGAGTAATGAAGAAGGAGAAACCATCGTGTTGGAGGTTTCGCTTGAACTGGGGAATGGTGTGGTTCGCGCAATCGCAATGGAGTCGACTGATGGTCTGCAAAGAGGGTTGACTGTTGTCGATACCGGCGCACCCATCAAAGTGCCGGTTGGTTTAGGCACATTAGGCCGTGTGTTCAACGTGTTGGGTGAGGCGATCGATTTGAAGGGCGATATCCCTGATGATTTCCGTCGTGAATCCATCCACAGAAAAGCACCGACTTTTGATCAATTGAGCAGTAACTTTGAAATCCTGGAAACAGGCATCAAGGTCATCGACTTACTGGCGCCTTATCTGAAAGGCGGAAAAATCGGCCTCTTTGGTGGAGCCGGTGTCGGTAAGACGGTACTGATCCAAGAATTGATCCATAACGTAGCCGAACAGCATGGCGGCATCTCCGTGTTCACTGGTGTCGGTGAGCGTACGCGTGAGGGAAATGACCTTTACCACGAAATGCAGGAGTCGGGCGTCGGTGAAAAGACGGCCATGGTATTCGGTCAAATGAATGAGCCACCTGGTGCACGTATGCGTGTCGCCTTGTCCGGTTTGACGATGGCGGAACATTTCCGTGATGAAGAAAAACAGGATGTGCTGTTGTTCATCGATAATATTTACCGGTTCACCCAAGCTGGTTCCGAAGTTTCCGCGCTATTGGGCCGGATGCCTTCAGCAGTAGGGTATCAACCGACGTTGGCAACAGAGATGGGCCAACTTCAGGAACGGATCAGTTCCACAAAAGATGGTTCAATCACTTCCATCCAAGCAATCTATGTACCGGCGGATGACTATACCGATCCGGCACCTGCAACAACCTTTGCCCATCTGGATGCAACAACCAACTTGGAGCGTAAGCTGACTGAGCAAGGGATTTATCCCGCTGTGGATCCGTTGGCTTCCTCTTCAAGTGCTTTATCTCCGGAAATTGTCGGGGATGAACATTATGACGTTGCCACGAAAGTGCAACGCATTCTGCAACGTTATCGTGAACTGCAGGATATCATCGCTATCCTAGGTATGGACGAATTGTCCGATTCCGAAAAAATCACTGTTAACCGCGCTAGAAGAATCCAATTCTTCCTTTCCCAAAACTTCCATGTGGCCGAAGCCTTTACCGGCGTTCCAGGATCGTATGTCCCTGTATCCGAAACCGTGCGCGGCTTCAAAGGGATCGTGGAAGGTAAATACGACGGTGTGCCGGAAGAAGCTTTCCGCAACGTCGGTACGATCGAGGAAGTTCTGAACAAAGCAAAAGAGTTAGGCTACAAAGGAGGGGAATAA
- the atpE gene encoding F0F1 ATP synthase subunit C — translation MNFIGAAIAVAGAAIGASLGNGKVISTTIEAIARQPELQSKLQTLMFIGVGLIEAVPIMAVVIAFLLIFQ, via the coding sequence ATGAACTTTATAGGAGCTGCTATTGCGGTTGCCGGTGCGGCAATCGGAGCATCATTAGGAAACGGAAAGGTTATTTCTACTACAATCGAAGCGATCGCAAGACAACCGGAATTGCAAAGCAAACTACAAACTTTGATGTTCATCGGTGTCGGTTTAATCGAAGCTGTTCCCATCATGGCGGTAGTTATAGCTTTCTTACTGATTTTCCAATAA
- the upp gene encoding uracil phosphoribosyltransferase, which produces MGEFHVMNHPLIQHKLTIIREKECGTKVFREVVSEIAMLMAYEVTRDMPLEDIEIETPLVKTTQKTLSGKKVAIIPILRAGLGMVDGFLAMLPAAKVGHIGMYRDHETLEPVEYFVKLPTDIQERQLFIVDPMLATGGSAIAAIEALEKRGASPSSMKFICLVAAPEGVEALHAAYPDVDIYAASLDERLDENSYILPGLGDAGDRLFGTK; this is translated from the coding sequence ATGGGAGAATTCCATGTAATGAATCACCCGTTGATTCAACACAAATTAACAATCATCCGCGAGAAAGAATGCGGAACAAAGGTTTTCCGTGAGGTAGTAAGCGAAATCGCGATGTTGATGGCTTATGAAGTAACAAGGGATATGCCTTTGGAAGACATCGAGATCGAAACGCCATTGGTGAAAACGACTCAAAAAACGTTATCAGGTAAAAAGGTTGCCATCATTCCGATTCTGCGTGCAGGTTTAGGCATGGTCGATGGTTTCTTGGCGATGCTGCCTGCTGCAAAAGTTGGCCATATCGGCATGTACCGTGACCATGAGACATTGGAGCCAGTAGAATATTTCGTGAAATTACCGACTGACATCCAAGAACGTCAATTGTTCATCGTTGACCCAATGTTGGCGACAGGCGGATCAGCCATCGCGGCTATCGAAGCGTTGGAAAAGAGAGGCGCATCACCATCATCCATGAAGTTCATCTGCCTTGTGGCAGCTCCTGAAGGAGTGGAAGCATTGCACGCGGCTTATCCGGATGTGGATATCTATGCAGCTTCTTTGGATGAAAGATTGGACGAAAACAGCTACATCCTTCCTGGTTTGGGTGACGCTGGCGACCGATTGTTCGGCACAAAATAA
- the clpP gene encoding ATP-dependent Clp endopeptidase proteolytic subunit ClpP, producing the protein MNLIPTVIEQSSRGERAYDIYSRLLKDRIIMLSGPIDDNTANSVIAQLLFLDAQDSEKDIYIYINSPGGSVSAGLAIFDTMNFIKADVQTIAMGMAASMGSFLLTAGEKGKRFALPNAEIMIHQPLGGAQGQATEIEIAARHILQTRERLNKILAERTGQPMEVIERDTDRDNYMTAQQAKEYGLIDEVMVNSKSLK; encoded by the coding sequence ATGAATTTAATCCCTACAGTAATCGAACAATCATCCCGTGGTGAACGTGCGTATGATATTTATTCCCGTCTTCTGAAGGATCGCATCATCATGTTGAGCGGCCCGATCGACGACAACACAGCAAATTCTGTCATCGCGCAATTGCTGTTCCTGGATGCACAAGATTCAGAAAAAGACATCTACATCTACATCAACTCTCCAGGCGGCAGCGTTTCTGCCGGCTTGGCAATCTTCGATACGATGAACTTCATCAAGGCCGACGTTCAGACGATCGCAATGGGTATGGCAGCTTCGATGGGCAGCTTCTTGCTGACTGCCGGCGAAAAAGGCAAACGTTTCGCGTTGCCGAATGCTGAAATCATGATTCACCAACCGCTTGGAGGCGCGCAAGGTCAAGCAACCGAAATCGAAATCGCAGCTCGTCACATCCTACAAACGCGTGAACGCCTTAACAAAATTTTGGCGGAACGCACAGGACAACCGATGGAAGTCATCGAACGCGATACAGACCGCGATAACTACATGACCGCCCAACAAGCCAAAGAATACGGCTTGATCGATGAAGTTATGGTCAACTCAAAATCATTGAAATAA
- the atpA gene encoding F0F1 ATP synthase subunit alpha, translating to MATENEDLSSLIKNRINTFQSVSEFEEIGKVTYIGDGIARAKGLENVMSGELLEFSNGSIGMAQNLEMTDVGIIIFGAYENIHEGDIVKRTGKIMEVPVGDALIGRVVDALGSPVDGLGSIETTGTRPVENAAPGVMDRQSVREPLQTGLKALDALVPIGRGQRELIIGDRKTGKTSIAIDAIINQRGKDVICIYVAIGQKESTVRNMTETLKKYHAMDYTIVVTASASQSAPMLYIAPYAATAMAEEFMHKGKHVLIVYDDLSKQAAAYREMSLLLRRPPGREAYPGDVFYLHSRLLERSAKLNDELGGGSITSLPIVETQAGDISAYIPTNVISITDGQIFLESDLFFSGIRPALSAGLSVSRVGGSAQIKAMKKVSGTLRIDLASYRELEAFTQFGSDLDVSTQKRLSRGRRTVEILKQDLHKTLDVEKQVLILYALTHGYIDSIPVQDIERYESELFKFVKMSYPNLFSIISETKDLPPTEDLDEALSAFASIFIPHVE from the coding sequence GTGGCTACTGAAAACGAAGATTTGAGTTCATTGATCAAAAATAGGATCAACACTTTTCAATCTGTATCAGAGTTTGAAGAAATTGGGAAAGTTACCTACATCGGTGATGGAATCGCACGCGCGAAAGGTTTGGAGAACGTTATGTCTGGTGAATTGTTGGAATTTTCCAACGGTTCCATCGGTATGGCCCAAAACTTGGAAATGACGGATGTCGGTATCATCATTTTTGGAGCTTATGAAAATATCCATGAGGGCGATATCGTCAAACGCACAGGCAAAATCATGGAAGTACCGGTCGGAGATGCTTTGATCGGGCGTGTTGTGGATGCGTTAGGCAGCCCAGTGGATGGCTTAGGCAGTATCGAAACGACCGGCACAAGACCGGTTGAAAATGCAGCGCCGGGCGTTATGGATCGTCAGTCCGTCAGAGAACCTCTTCAGACAGGCCTAAAAGCATTGGATGCTTTGGTGCCTATCGGTCGAGGACAACGCGAGCTGATCATCGGTGACCGCAAAACCGGGAAAACAAGCATCGCAATCGATGCAATCATCAACCAACGAGGAAAAGATGTTATCTGCATCTACGTCGCAATCGGACAAAAGGAATCGACAGTCCGTAATATGACGGAAACATTGAAAAAATATCATGCAATGGATTATACGATTGTCGTGACCGCCAGTGCTTCTCAATCCGCGCCGATGCTCTATATCGCGCCTTACGCTGCTACAGCTATGGCTGAGGAGTTCATGCACAAAGGCAAACACGTACTCATCGTATACGATGATCTTTCTAAGCAGGCAGCTGCTTACCGCGAAATGTCCTTGCTGTTGCGCCGTCCGCCAGGTCGCGAGGCGTATCCAGGGGATGTCTTCTACTTGCACTCCCGTCTGTTGGAACGCTCGGCAAAATTGAACGATGAGTTGGGCGGCGGTTCAATCACCTCCCTTCCGATCGTAGAGACGCAAGCTGGGGATATCTCCGCTTATATTCCGACGAACGTCATCTCCATCACGGATGGTCAGATTTTCCTGGAAAGCGATTTGTTCTTCTCGGGAATCCGTCCGGCTCTATCTGCCGGTTTGTCCGTTTCCCGTGTAGGTGGGTCTGCTCAAATCAAAGCCATGAAAAAAGTATCAGGAACATTGCGTATTGATTTGGCCAGCTATCGCGAACTGGAAGCATTCACCCAGTTCGGTTCGGATTTGGATGTTTCCACACAGAAACGCCTTAGCCGCGGCCGCAGAACCGTCGAAATACTGAAGCAGGACTTGCACAAGACCTTGGATGTCGAAAAACAAGTTCTCATTCTCTATGCATTGACGCATGGATATATCGATTCCATTCCGGTACAGGACATCGAACGATATGAGTCTGAGCTGTTCAAATTCGTCAAAATGTCCTATCCGAATCTGTTCTCCATCATTTCGGAGACAAAAGACTTGCCGCCTACCGAAGACCTGGATGAAGCATTGAGTGCATTTGCGAGCATCTTTATTCCGCATGTCGAGTAG
- the atpF gene encoding F0F1 ATP synthase subunit B gives MTANLVLGEITALGDTIVTLLSFLILMALIKKFAWKPLMKILTDREEMIHTNIDKAATARENAEKKHAEVDAQLIEVRTTASDILNRAQAEGNEIQKSIIKEAKEDALRIKLVTQKELELERKQALEGLRAEIGVISLEIAEKILGKEINHADQQTLIEAFIEGLDD, from the coding sequence ATGACAGCCAATCTCGTATTGGGAGAGATTACCGCATTAGGTGATACGATTGTCACGCTGTTGTCATTTCTGATATTGATGGCTCTTATCAAAAAATTCGCATGGAAGCCTTTGATGAAGATCTTAACGGATCGGGAAGAAATGATACACACAAATATTGATAAAGCGGCAACGGCGCGCGAGAATGCCGAGAAGAAACACGCGGAAGTCGATGCGCAGCTGATAGAAGTCAGAACAACAGCGAGCGATATTTTAAACAGAGCTCAAGCAGAAGGCAATGAAATACAAAAGAGCATCATCAAAGAAGCAAAAGAAGATGCACTCCGGATCAAACTAGTGACCCAAAAAGAGCTCGAACTCGAAAGAAAACAAGCTCTTGAAGGATTACGCGCCGAAATCGGAGTCATCTCACTGGAAATCGCTGAAAAGATCCTCGGCAAGGAGATCAACCATGCAGATCAACAGACTTTGATCGAAGCGTTCATTGAAGGGCTGGATGATTGA
- a CDS encoding F0F1 ATP synthase subunit delta — MIDMEKDGKAIATVEAYVQAYYNRLTNSKIADRLYLDLSQLKDAFNHADAAAGEKPNLDLAVKYLAPETLQFLEGLQDNLDNEGILASVKAFNALYENKKEFVNMKLTSAVPLTAEQKSRIMDKMEKRIGEATFFVTEVVDPSVMGGVRLESENHYFDNTIATKLKEMKRHILKD; from the coding sequence ATGATTGATATGGAAAAGGACGGTAAAGCAATCGCTACTGTAGAAGCCTATGTGCAAGCCTACTATAACCGCCTGACAAACTCGAAGATTGCGGATAGGCTCTATCTCGATCTATCGCAGTTAAAGGATGCCTTCAATCACGCAGACGCCGCAGCGGGAGAGAAGCCAAATCTTGATTTGGCAGTGAAGTATCTCGCTCCCGAGACGCTTCAGTTTCTCGAAGGACTCCAAGATAACCTTGATAACGAAGGTATCTTGGCTTCCGTCAAGGCGTTCAATGCACTGTACGAAAATAAAAAAGAGTTCGTGAATATGAAGTTGACTTCTGCTGTTCCTTTAACGGCAGAACAAAAGTCGCGCATCATGGATAAAATGGAAAAAAGAATCGGGGAAGCGACCTTCTTTGTGACTGAAGTGGTCGATCCCTCGGTGATGGGCGGCGTCCGGTTGGAGTCGGAGAATCATTATTTCGACAATACCATCGCTACAAAGTTGAAAGAAATGAAGAGACATATCCTAAAAGATTAA
- a CDS encoding F0F1 ATP synthase subunit gamma → MAESLIDIRKRISSTKKTSQITSAMQMVSASKLIRAEQKVRGYQLYAAKIREIVTHIASTQLSLIEEHGHVSASDQVLVDFHDMLIERPVRKTGYLIISSDKGLAGGYNSSILKATKDMLAIDHASNDEFVVLSVGGAVADDLRKSGIEVAFEIRDLNDQPSFTEVSDIVVKAIQLYRDGAFDELYVCYKHHVNALISEYRAEKMLPLTDLDSHEAVGYEVDYLFEPNKEEILEILLPQYAESLIYGAIIDAKSSEHASRMTAMKSATDNATNMINDMTIQYNRVRQTAITQEITEIVGGASALEE, encoded by the coding sequence ATGGCAGAGTCTTTAATAGACATCCGGAAACGCATTTCTTCCACAAAGAAGACAAGTCAAATAACAAGCGCCATGCAAATGGTGTCTGCCTCCAAACTGATACGTGCCGAACAAAAGGTGCGGGGATATCAGCTTTATGCAGCAAAAATACGCGAAATCGTAACACATATAGCCAGCACACAATTATCTTTGATTGAGGAACATGGCCACGTGTCAGCGAGTGACCAGGTTCTGGTCGATTTTCACGATATGTTGATCGAACGTCCGGTCCGTAAAACGGGCTATCTGATCATTTCTTCCGATAAAGGCTTGGCAGGAGGATACAACAGTTCGATCCTTAAAGCGACAAAAGATATGCTTGCGATCGACCATGCTTCAAACGATGAGTTTGTTGTGCTGTCGGTCGGCGGGGCGGTCGCTGATGATCTCAGAAAGAGCGGCATCGAAGTTGCGTTCGAAATCAGGGATCTGAACGACCAACCCAGCTTTACGGAAGTCAGTGATATCGTAGTGAAGGCTATCCAGCTTTATCGTGATGGTGCGTTTGATGAGTTGTATGTTTGCTACAAACATCATGTCAACGCTTTGATCTCCGAGTATAGGGCTGAAAAAATGCTGCCATTAACGGACTTGGATTCCCATGAAGCGGTCGGTTACGAAGTCGATTATCTTTTTGAACCAAACAAAGAAGAAATTTTGGAAATTTTACTTCCGCAATATGCGGAAAGTTTGATCTACGGCGCCATTATCGACGCTAAATCATCCGAGCATGCTTCACGCATGACGGCCATGAAGAGTGCCACAGATAATGCGACCAATATGATCAACGATATGACGATTCAATACAACCGAGTGAGACAGACTGCAATCACTCAAGAAATCACCGAGATCGTCGGTGGAGCTTCTGCTCTGGAAGAATAG
- the atpB gene encoding F0F1 ATP synthase subunit A, with protein MEAESKVIHFMGLGFSLNIIISVLATCIIVFLFCFIATRKLAVRPTSKSQLAIEYLVDFIRNMISSSLHWKVGQQFHLLGFTLFLFVWVANMLGLVFILNIDGYSYWKSPTASPIVTLGLALMVILLTHYFGIKENGFKEYFMNSYVRPVAPLMPIKILEEFTNTLTLALRLYGNIYAGEILLGLIASLANSYGLLTWVVGIPLQMVWQGFSIFIGSIQAFVFTTLTMVYLAHKIEAE; from the coding sequence TTGGAAGCTGAATCTAAAGTCATCCATTTTATGGGATTGGGTTTCAGTTTGAATATCATCATAAGTGTATTGGCGACTTGCATCATTGTTTTTTTATTTTGTTTTATTGCTACCCGGAAACTGGCAGTGAGGCCAACATCCAAAAGCCAATTGGCTATTGAATATTTGGTTGATTTTATCCGGAACATGATTTCCAGCTCGCTTCACTGGAAAGTCGGGCAACAATTCCACTTGTTGGGATTCACTTTGTTCCTATTTGTATGGGTTGCCAATATGTTGGGGCTTGTGTTCATCTTGAACATCGATGGCTACTCCTATTGGAAGAGTCCGACAGCCAGTCCAATCGTCACATTAGGCTTGGCCTTGATGGTGATTTTACTGACGCATTACTTTGGTATCAAGGAGAATGGGTTCAAGGAATATTTCATGAACAGCTATGTTCGCCCGGTTGCACCTCTCATGCCTATCAAAATTTTGGAGGAATTCACGAACACTTTGACATTGGCGTTGCGTCTTTACGGAAATATTTATGCCGGTGAAATTTTATTGGGATTGATTGCTTCATTAGCGAATTCATACGGCTTGTTGACTTGGGTGGTCGGGATTCCTCTCCAAATGGTTTGGCAAGGATTCTCCATCTTTATCGGATCCATCCAAGCCTTCGTCTTCACTACGTTGACTATGGTTTACCTCGCTCATAAGATCGAAGCGGAATAA
- a CDS encoding DUF1146 family protein produces the protein MGGVRRLDITMFNGIIVLLSHMIFIFISFWSMKAIRLEKWIRKGHIREARVLYFFLSIALGYTVSTFLLELVTTSRNISYLLFS, from the coding sequence ATGGGAGGAGTGCGTCGCTTGGACATAACGATGTTTAACGGTATAATAGTATTGCTATCCCATATGATATTTATTTTCATTTCTTTCTGGTCGATGAAAGCCATCAGATTGGAGAAATGGATAAGGAAGGGGCACATACGCGAAGCACGGGTGCTCTATTTCTTTCTGTCGATTGCTTTAGGCTATACAGTAAGTACGTTTCTGCTTGAGTTGGTGACGACTTCGCGGAACATCAGTTACTTACTGTTCTCGTGA
- a CDS encoding F0F1 ATP synthase subunit epsilon has product MAYLQVNVVTPDGIAFQHRAKAVTAKTTDGGITIMPNHTPIIVPLAIADLIVTRVTDELAQNHIAVNGGIMEVRDNIVNIIANSAEREKDIDIDRAEVAKERAEKRMAEARDIKNEKEFQRAKISLSKAINRIGVSKNRSR; this is encoded by the coding sequence ATGGCATACCTGCAAGTCAACGTGGTGACGCCGGATGGCATCGCCTTTCAGCATCGCGCTAAAGCGGTGACCGCCAAAACAACGGACGGCGGCATTACCATCATGCCAAACCATACCCCTATCATTGTGCCTTTGGCGATCGCCGACCTGATCGTAACACGCGTGACCGATGAGTTGGCTCAGAACCATATTGCCGTCAACGGCGGCATCATGGAAGTGCGCGACAATATCGTCAACATCATTGCGAACAGTGCGGAACGCGAGAAGGATATCGATATCGACCGTGCTGAAGTCGCCAAAGAACGCGCCGAAAAACGGATGGCAGAAGCTCGCGACATCAAAAATGAAAAAGAATTCCAACGTGCTAAGATTTCGCTATCGAAAGCCATCAACCGTATCGGTGTTTCGAAAAACAGATCTAGGTAA
- a CDS encoding RNA polymerase factor sigma-54, producing the protein MSVISSMHMDKESLEESLRLVGYDNEELFAYLQQKALGNPLIEVKINKEFDERAVKERTIVYKPDKDDPMDTVSAMDQVFEEVPALDTFLLEQIYANMRDTPLRELVLFLVAFINPEGYVTIDLNEAAEQKGVEPIVMLDALTLLHQLDPPGVGARNLQECLMLQTERDEYAPEIAYYILENYFTAFSGKNWQAIAEEMDVELSDVKAVFEYAQTLDPTPGSAYGEDSLSLPRPDLYLQMVDGHLRVKYNEWASPFIIFQKEYYEEMMQHEDVDVQQFLAAKKTEWEQLRSAVAFRKELLLAAGELICGLQKGFFLEGRELEPLDVTRLAGDLAVPATVMREEILEKTIETDRGTFLLHQLCGE; encoded by the coding sequence GTGTCGGTTATATCAAGTATGCATATGGATAAAGAAAGTTTGGAGGAATCGCTGAGGTTGGTGGGGTACGATAATGAAGAATTGTTCGCTTATCTTCAACAAAAAGCGTTGGGCAATCCCTTAATCGAAGTGAAAATCAATAAAGAATTCGATGAACGCGCTGTAAAAGAAAGAACGATAGTCTATAAACCGGATAAAGACGATCCGATGGATACTGTTTCCGCTATGGATCAAGTATTTGAAGAAGTGCCGGCGTTGGATACATTCTTATTGGAACAAATCTATGCAAATATGCGGGACACGCCCTTGCGCGAGTTGGTTTTATTTTTGGTGGCATTCATCAATCCGGAAGGGTACGTCACAATTGATCTGAATGAAGCCGCGGAACAGAAGGGTGTCGAACCGATCGTGATGCTGGATGCGTTGACGCTCCTGCATCAATTGGATCCCCCGGGTGTGGGGGCCCGAAATCTGCAGGAATGCCTGATGCTGCAGACGGAGCGTGATGAATATGCGCCGGAAATCGCCTATTATATTCTGGAGAATTACTTTACGGCCTTCAGTGGCAAAAACTGGCAAGCAATAGCTGAAGAGATGGATGTCGAGCTGTCCGATGTGAAGGCGGTATTCGAGTATGCCCAAACGTTGGACCCGACTCCGGGATCAGCATATGGCGAGGACAGCCTTTCTTTGCCCAGACCGGATCTTTATCTTCAAATGGTGGATGGGCACCTGAGAGTAAAGTACAATGAGTGGGCTTCTCCTTTCATCATTTTCCAAAAAGAATATTATGAAGAGATGATGCAACACGAAGATGTGGATGTGCAACAATTTCTGGCAGCGAAGAAAACGGAGTGGGAGCAGTTGCGGTCTGCAGTTGCATTCAGAAAAGAGTTGCTGCTTGCGGCGGGAGAATTGATCTGCGGCTTGCAGAAAGGCTTTTTCCTGGAAGGTCGGGAGTTGGAACCGCTCGATGTGACTCGTTTGGCTGGAGATTTGGCGGTCCCGGCGACTGTCATGCGCGAAGAAATATTGGAGAAAACGATCGAAACGGACCGTGGGACATTTTTGTTGCACCAGTTATGCGGTGAATAG